One genomic window of Monodelphis domestica isolate mMonDom1 chromosome 1, mMonDom1.pri, whole genome shotgun sequence includes the following:
- the LOC130457256 gene encoding basic salivary proline-rich protein 2-like, producing the protein MGEEKHSCRSSLLPVVAKPATVAKARVSTPLPNLSLPFLLPPSFNLLQAEAPPQPGAGEPHTNKPGGGAAGMTLPKRTPPAFPQISPPLEGVSPSEEGKGSAAPRGARTPVSGGERVRDTPFSPPRRPLRGPELAAALPPSRLNPPHQQQPPFPTRVTRPRCSPQPPPPCFLLSSPRRFFPQRSLVCSRGRPVRDQSRGPGGGGTERREKPRQARGVKWRLASGCAASTAVLVPHPPHLRLRSPAFLSSLLLELGLGGGVSVTRSWQAAATAQVRGGGALHPLLAPATLNPQPFWSKQRQRANHRLSPPPPPHNNLSTPPHLFSLPCQAPLRRFHSDPFAAKPRDHLPRSPVIKQPPPQAAKAPHPPLPPPAATIA; encoded by the exons ATGGGGGAGGAAAAGCATTCTTGCCGGTCTAGTCTTCTCCCAGTCGTAGCAAAGCCTGCCACAGTCGCCAAGGCTCGGGTCTCCACCCCCCTTcccaatctctccctccctttcctcctcccgcCTTCCTTCAACCTGCTCCAGGCAGAGGCTCCTCCTCAGCCCGGCGCGGGGGAGCCCCACACAAACAAGCCGGGAGGCGGTGCAGCCGGGATGACTCTTCCGAAAAGGACTCCCCCCGCCTTCCCCCAAATCTCTCCACCTCTTGAGGGTGTTTCCCCTTCcgaggaagggaagggg TCGGCAGCGCCGAGGGGGGCGAGGACACCCgtgagtggaggggagagagTAAGAGACACCCCCTTCTCGCCTCCACGCCGGCCGCTCCGAGGCCCCGAGCTAGCGGCGGCGCTTCCCCCCTCCCGCCTTAACCCCCCCCACCAACAACAACCTCCTTTTCCGACACGAGTGACGAGGCCGAGGTGCAGCCCACAGCCTCCCCCGCCctgctttcttctctcctcccccagaCGTTTCTTCCCACAGCGCAGCCTAGTTTGTTCAAGAGGGCGTCCCGTCCGCGACCAGAGCAGGGGCCCTGGGGGTGGCGGCACGGAGAGGCGAGAGAAGCCGCGCCAAGCGCGCGGGGTGAAATGGCGGTTGGCTTCGGGGTGTGCGGCCTCAACCGCCGTTCTCGTCCCCCATCCCCCCCATCTCCGTCTCCGCTCCCCcgccttcctttcctccctcctccttgagCTCGGGCTGGGCGGGGGTGTCTCAGTTACACGCAGCTGGCAAGCGGCGGCGACGGCACAGGTGCGGGGCGGTGGCGCCCTTCACCCCTTGCTCGCTCCAGCCACACTCAACCCGCAGCCATTTTGGAGCAAGCAAAGACAAAGAGCTAACCACCGCCtgtcgccgccgccgccgccccacAACAACCTCTCTACCCCGccccatctcttctccctcccctgccaGGCCCCGCTGCGGCGTTTCCACTCCGACCCCTTCGCAGCCAAGCCCCGGGACCACCTTCCTCGCTCCCCGGTTATCAAGCAACCGCCGCCGCAAGCGGCGAAGGCTCCGCatccgcccctcccccccccagccgCCACCATAGCCTAG